A genomic window from Phocoena sinus isolate mPhoSin1 chromosome 20, mPhoSin1.pri, whole genome shotgun sequence includes:
- the LOC116746187 gene encoding LOW QUALITY PROTEIN: 3-hydroxyisobutyrate dehydrogenase, mitochondrial-like (The sequence of the model RefSeq protein was modified relative to this genomic sequence to represent the inferred CDS: inserted 2 bases in 1 codon; deleted 1 base in 1 codon) gives MLKMQSVGELGAVEVTVGRRGGGSTAASLWLRGAASRLRYWSRRQQPAVASLAAVCSRSMASKTPVGFTGVGNMGNPMAKNLMKRGYPLIIYDVFPDACKEFPDAGEQVVSSPADVAEKADRIITVLPTSINAIEAYSGANGILKKGKKGSLLIDSSTIDPMVSQELAKEAEKMGAVFTDXPVSGGVGAARSGNLTFMVGGVEEEFAAAQELLGCMGSNVVHCGAVGTGQAAKICNNLLLALSMTGTAEAMNLGIRLGLDPKLLAKILNMSSGRCCSSDTYNPVPGVMDGVPSANNYQGGFGTTLMAKDLGLAQDPATSTKSPILLGSQAHQIYRMMCAKGYSKKDFSSVCQFLREEETF, from the exons ATGCTTAAAAtg CAGTCAGTGGGTGAGCTGGGAGCCGTGGAGGTCACCgtggggaggcggggcgggggcagcACGGCAGCCTCCTTATGGCTCCGTGGAGCCGCCTCCCGCCTCCGGTACTGGAGCCGCCGGCAGCAACCGGCAGTGGCCAGCCTTGCAGCGGTGTGTTCTAGGTCAATGGCTTCTAAGACTCCAGTTGGATTCACTGGAGTAGGCAACATGGGGAATCCAATGGCAAAAAATCTCATGAAACGTGGCTATCCACTCATTATTTACGATGTGTTCCCTGATGCATGCAAAGAGTTTCCAGACGCAGGTGAACAGGTAGTGTCTTCCCCAGCAGATGTAGCTGAAAAAGCTGACAGAATTATCACAGTGTTGCCCACCAGCATCAATGCAATAGAAGCTTATTCTGGAgcaaatggaattcta aaaaaagggaagaaaggctCACTATTAATAGATTCCAGTACTATTGATCCTATGGTTTCGCAAGAATTGGCCAAAGAAGCTGAGAAAATGGGAGCAGTTTTCACGGA GCCCGTTTCTGGTGGTGTGGGAGCTGCTCGGTCTGGGAACCTCACGTTTATGGTGGGAGGAGTCGAAGAAGAATTTGCTGCTGCCCAAGAGCTTCTGGGGTGCATGGGCTCCAATGTGGTGCATTGTGGAGCCGTCGGGACCGGGCAGGCTGCGAAGATCTGCAACAACTTGCTGTTAGCTCTTAGTATGACCGGAACTGCTGAAGCTATGAATCTGGGAATCAGGTTAGGGCTTGACCCAAAACTCCTGGCTAAAATCCTAAATATGAGCTCAGGACGATGTTGCTCAAGTGACACCTATAATCCTGTACCTGGGGTGATGGATGGAGTTCCCTCAGCTAATAACTATCAGGGTGGATTCGGAACAACACTCATGGCTAAGGATCTGGGATTAGCACAAGACCCTGCTACCAGCACGAAGAGCCCAATCCTTCTGGGCAGTCAGGCCCATCAGATCTACAGGATGATGTGCGCGAAGGGCTACTCCAAAAAAGACTTCTCATCCGTGTGCCAGTTTCTACGAGAGGAGGAGACGTTCTGA